One genomic segment of Hevea brasiliensis isolate MT/VB/25A 57/8 chromosome 3, ASM3005281v1, whole genome shotgun sequence includes these proteins:
- the LOC110649877 gene encoding protein CIA1 yields MDLVDGNFELREIQKLQGHNDRVWSLAWNLAAGTGDIRPVFASCSGDKTVRIWEQSPSSRSWDCKSVLEETHTRTVRSCAWSPSGKLLATASFDATIAIWENIGGDFECVSTLEGHENEVKSVAWNASGSLLATCSRDKTVWIWEVMPGNEFECASVLQGHTQDVKMVKWHPNVDVLFSCSYDNTIKVWAEDGEGDWRCVQTLGESSNGHTSTVWSLAFNAEGSKMVTCSDDLTLKIWETDIGRMVSGDDHTPWSHVCTLSGYHDRTIFSVDWSREGIIVSGAADDAIRFFVESKDGLVNGPSYRLLLKREKAHDMDINSVQWSPGENRLLASASDDGTIKIWELATLAETSF; encoded by the exons ATGGATTTAGTCGACGGCAACTTCGAGCTCAGGGAGATTCAGAAACTCCAAGGCCACAACGATAGGGTTTGGAGCCTCGCCTGGAATCTAGCTGCCGGAACTGGTGACATCCGTCCGGTTTTCGCTTCTTGTAGTGGCGATAAGACCGTTCGAATCTGGGAGCAGAGCCCTTCCTCTCGCTCTTGGGACTGCAAG TCAGTTTTGGAAGAAACGCACACTAGAACCGTTCGATCTTGTGCCTGGTCGCCATCTGGGAAATTATTGGCCACTGCAAGCTTTGATGCGACTATTGCCATTTGGGAAAACATTGGGGGTGATTTTGAATGTGTTTCTACTCTGGAG GGTCATGAAAATGAAGTCAAAAGTGTGGCTTGGAATGCTTCTGGGTCTCTGCTTGCAACATGCAGTCGAGATAAAACTGTGTGGATTTGGGAAGTAATGCCAGGGAATGAGTTTGAGTGTGCTTCAGTATTGCAAGGACATACACAGGATGTTAAAATGGTTAAGTGGCATCCAAATGTGGACGTTTTGTTTTCCTGTAGCTATGATAACACCATTAAG GTTTGGGCTGAGGATGGTGAGGGTGATTGGCGCTGTGTTCAAACCTTGGGTGAATCCAGCAA TGGTCACACTTCTACCGTTTGGTCACTTGCTTTTAATGCTGAAGGAAGCAAAATGGTTACCTGTAG TGATGATCTTACCCTAAAGATATGGGAGACAGATATTGGAAGGATGGTATCTGGTGATGACCACACACCTTG GAGTCATGTTTGCACTCTCTCGGGTTATCATGATCGAACAATTTTTTCGGTTGACTGGTCAAG GGAAGGCATTATAGTCAGTGGAGCGGCCGATGATGCTATTCGATTTTTTGTGGAGAGCAAAGATGGTTTG GTTAATGGTCCTTCATATAGACTGCTGTTGAAAAGAGAAAAAGCTCATGATATGGACATAAATTCAGTGCAATGGAGCCCAGGG
- the LOC131178590 gene encoding cytochrome b-c1 complex subunit 9, mitochondrial-like, translated as MEYATRRSQGGLFEGLYRLIMCRNSIYVTFVIAGAFAGERAVDYGVRKLWDYNNAGKHYEDIPVLGQRQSEE; from the exons ATGGAGTATGCCACTCGAAGAAGTCAAGGCGGCCTCTTTGAAGGTCTCTACAGGCTCATCATGTGCCGCAACTCCATCTACGTCACCTTCGTTATTGCTGGAGCTTTCGCCGGTGAACGG GCTGTGGATTATGGAGTTCGTAAGCTTTGGGATTACAACAATGCTGGG AAGCATTATGAAGACATTCCAGTTTTAGGACAAAGGCAATCAGAAGAATGA
- the LOC131168855 gene encoding iron-sulfur assembly protein IscA-like 2, mitochondrial isoform X2 translates to MLRSSLIHRITPFLTTRIRRNHRMLSSSSALREASSPSTSPSPSPSLDEAIHLTDNCVRRMKELQASEGLAEEKMLRLGVETGGCSGFQYVFDLDSTISPDDRVFERAGVKLVVDNISYDFVKGATVDYVEELIRSAFLVTTNPSAVGGCSCKSSFMVQQ, encoded by the exons ATGTTGAGATCATCGTTAATTCATCGCATAACACCCTTCTTAACCACTCGGATTCGCCGTAATCACAGGATGCTAAGCTCCTCTTCTGCACTTCGCGAAGCTTCTTCTCCTTCAACTTCCCCTTCCCCTTCCCCTTCTCTCGATGAAGCTATTCACCTAACTGACAATTGCGTTCGG AGGATGAAAGAACTGCAAGCCAGTGAAGGATTGGCTGAGGAAAAAATGCTTCGCTTGGGGGTGGAAACTGGTGGATGTTCTGGTTTCCAATATGTATTTGACTTGGACAGTACAATCAGCCCAGATGACAG AGTTTTTGAGAGAGCTGGAGTCAAATTGGTTGttgataatatttcatatgattttgTGAAAGGGGCAACAGTTGACTATGTTGAAGAGCTGATTCGTTCTGCTTTCCTA GTGACTACAAATCCAAGTGCAGTGGGCGGGTGCAGCTGTAAAAGTTCATTCATGGTACAACAATAG
- the LOC131168855 gene encoding iron-sulfur assembly protein IscA-like 2, mitochondrial isoform X1 yields the protein MLRSSLIHRITPFLTTRIRRNHRMLSSSSALREASSPSTSPSPSPSLDEAIHLTDNCVRRMKELQASEGLAEEKMLRLGVETGGCSGFQYVFDLDSTISPDDRFLFLVFERAGVKLVVDNISYDFVKGATVDYVEELIRSAFLVTTNPSAVGGCSCKSSFMVQQ from the exons ATGTTGAGATCATCGTTAATTCATCGCATAACACCCTTCTTAACCACTCGGATTCGCCGTAATCACAGGATGCTAAGCTCCTCTTCTGCACTTCGCGAAGCTTCTTCTCCTTCAACTTCCCCTTCCCCTTCCCCTTCTCTCGATGAAGCTATTCACCTAACTGACAATTGCGTTCGG AGGATGAAAGAACTGCAAGCCAGTGAAGGATTGGCTGAGGAAAAAATGCTTCGCTTGGGGGTGGAAACTGGTGGATGTTCTGGTTTCCAATATGTATTTGACTTGGACAGTACAATCAGCCCAGATGACAGGTTTTTATTTCT AGTTTTTGAGAGAGCTGGAGTCAAATTGGTTGttgataatatttcatatgattttgTGAAAGGGGCAACAGTTGACTATGTTGAAGAGCTGATTCGTTCTGCTTTCCTA GTGACTACAAATCCAAGTGCAGTGGGCGGGTGCAGCTGTAAAAGTTCATTCATGGTACAACAATAG
- the LOC131178591 gene encoding glucosamine 6-phosphate N-acetyltransferase-like, producing the protein MDSSNSLIGELKLQVRKLEKSDKSKGFIELLQQLTVCDSISEKKFEERFQEINSYGNDHIVCVIEDDQSGKIIATGSVFIERKFIRNCGKVGHIEDVVVDSTARGRQLGKKIIGFLTDHAHSMGCYKVILDCSIENKAFYEKYGFKQKEIQMVKYFS; encoded by the coding sequence ATGGACAGTAGTAACTCTTTGATTGGAGAGCTGAAGCTTCAAGTTCGGAAGTTGGAGAAATCAGACAAAAGCAAAGGTTTTATAGAGTTATTGCAACAACTAACTGTATGTGATTCTATATCAGAAAAGAAATTTGAAGAGCGATTTCAAGAGATCAACTCTTATGGCAATGACCATATTGTTTGTGTGATTGAAGATGATCAATCTGGGAAGATTATTGCAACTGGGAGTGTGTTTATTGAAAGGAAATTCATAAGAAATTGTGGCAAAGTTGGGCATATTGAAGATGTTGTGGTTGATTCTACGGCTCGGGGGCGACAACTGGGGAAGAAAATTATTGGGTTCCTAACAGATCATGCACATTCAATGGGGTGCTACAAGGTGATTCTTGATTGCAGCATTGAGAACAAAGCATTTTATGAGAAGTATGGATTCAAGCAAAAAGAAATTCAGATGGTGAAGTATTTCAGCTGA
- the LOC131178592 gene encoding large ribosomal RNA subunit accumulation protein YCED homolog 1, chloroplastic-like — MSFVLFTSSIAPTSVVNRYKVHNLVRQKNYSSNSSFSIVHYKCSWASMVGICKIFRNNSLSIQNFAARDSMGPDNQKFTDVSFDWEDQEQEDPEDVGSPWDGAVIYRRNPSISHIEYCTTLERLGLENLSTDISKSRASVLGLRVTKAVKDYPLGIPVQISVDVTKKKQKLRLDGIIKTVITLGSNRCGEPTAKSIYSNFSILLTEEPIEEPEIINMGVIFGKDKFKSSMASSMEEEDDDDASIDWDDRLYFPPEEKEIDISKHIRDLVHVEISINAICDPSCKGLCLNCGTNLNTSSCSCSKERIKEKGYGPLKDLRKQMQSKG, encoded by the exons ATGTCTTTTGTGCTCTTCACATCCTCAATAGCTCCAACCTCAGTTGTTAACCGATACAAAGTACACAATTTGGTACGTCAGAAAAATTATTCTTCAAATTCCAGCTTTTCCATTGTTCACTACAAATGTTCATGGGCTAGTATGGTGGGCATATGTAAAATCTTTAGAAACAATTCACTCAGTATTCAAAACTTTGCTGCAAGAGATTCCATGGGCCCTGACAATCAGAAGTTCACTGATGTATCTTTTGATTGGGAAGATCAAGAGCAAGAAGACCCTGAAGATGTGGGGTCACCATGGGATGGTGCAGTTATTTACAGGAGAAACCCTTCAATCTCGCATATAGAATACTGTACAACCTTGGAGAGGTTGGGATTAGAAAATCTTTCAACTGATATTTCAAAATCAAGGGCTTCAGTTTTGGGATTACGTGTCACAAAAGCCGTGAAGGATTATCCACTTGGAATTCCTGTTCAGATCTCCGTTGATGTGACCAAGAAGAAGCAAAAGTTGAGGCTTGATGGGATCATTAAGACTGTTATCACTTTAGGTAGCAACCG GTGTGGTGAACCAACTGCCAAGAGCATATATTCCAACTTCTCTATATTACTGACCGAGGAACCCATTGAAGAACCAGAGATTATCAATATGGGAGTGATCTTTGGTAAAGACAAATTTAAGTCTTCTATGGCAAGCAGCATGGAAGAAGAGGATGATGATGATGCTTCAATTGATTGGGATGACAGGTTGTACTTTCCTCCTGAAGAAAAGGAAATCGATATTTCAAAGCACATAAGAGACCTAGTACATGTAGAAATTAGCATAAATGCAATATGTGACCCAAGTTGCAAAGGTCTGTGCCTCAATTGTGGTACAAATTTGAACACTAGTAGTTGTAGCTGTAGCAAAGAGAGGATTAAAGAGAAAGGTTATGGCCCTCTTAAAGATTTACGAAAACAAATGCAGTCAAAAGGTTAG
- the LOC131178593 gene encoding uncharacterized protein LOC131178593, whose product MASSLHQWESDPLFSAAEVVQDSADRMDSLFRLLLHDQNLVQGDHPDPRLLMSIENHKRDLATILETAKWQLEDFERAVNSSAMQDKSRSKEDVISRHCQFIRAIREQINHVETSVDGPSMGDSMKNSEWINLNEQDRDGLALFLIGGNTTEHSNHHDMEDSSILRRFLDRTSSSSLKDDEIVEHGNIEFKNLKMNGDVHADHHSVKEKYLRKMDSPFPTRLSSDMQEISCNRQDDTGNWDLEANDATSKSVFCEKKFRAFQGRMNFRFLNNLWAMSGSRVTKSYIKRLKDGEEQRQSTRYTDVSASAQGQCVGPRLGYRSSSLEGLFSRVRANLMVLFSSLGARYQIFPFHLPINRHTIQMIFTIIFALIFLGILVSRIA is encoded by the exons ATGGCATCAAGTTTGCACCAATGGGAATCGGACCCTCTGTTCTCAGCAGCTGAAGTGGTTCAGGATTCTGCAGACAG GATGGATTCGCTTTTTCGCCTCCTCTTGCATGACCAAAATCTTGTTCAAGGTGACCATCCCGACCCAAGGCTGCTTATGTCAATAGAAAATCACAAGCGAGATCTTGCAACCATACTTGAAACTGCAAAATGGCAG TTGGAAGATTTTGAAAGAGCTGTCAACTCATCAGCTATGCAAGACAAATCTCGATCTAAGGAAGATGTTATTTCTAGGCATTGTCAGTTTATTAGAGCCATTAGGGAGCAAATAAATCACGTCGAGACAAGTGTGGATGGCCCATCTATGGGAGATTCCATGAAAAATTCTGAATggattaatttaaatgaacaagatAGAGATGGGTTAGCTTTATTTCTTATTGGAGGAAATACCACTGAACATTCAAATCATCATGACATGGAAGATAGTAGCATTTTGAGAAGATTCCTTGATCGGACTTCATCATCTAGTttaaaagatgatgaaattgttgAGCACGGTAACATAGAATTCaagaatttaaaaatgaacggagATGTACATGCAGACCATCACTCTGTAAAGGAAAAATACCTAAGAAAGATGGATTCTCCTTTCCCTACAAGATTAAGCTCAGATATGCAAGAGATCTCTTGTAACAGGCAAGACGATACTGGCAATTGGGACCTGGAAGCAAATGATGCCACATCTAAAAGTGTTTTCTGCGAAAAGAAATTTAGGGCGTTCCAGGGCAGAATGAACTTTAGATTCTTGAACAATCTGTGGGCTATGAGCGGGAGCAGGGTCACTAAGAGCTATATAAAGAGATTGAAAGATGGGGAAGAACAAAGGCAATCCACGAGATACACTGATGTTAGCGCTTCTGCACAG GGTCAATGTGTGGGACCACGGTTAGGATATAGAAGTAGCAGCTTGGAAGGATTATTCTCTAGAGTTCGAGCAAATCTAATGGTCCTGTTTAGCAGCCTGGGAGCAAGATATCAAATATTTCCCTTTCATCTTCCAATTAATCGACACACAATTCAAATGATATTCACGATAATCTTTGCACTCATATTTTTGG GTATACTGGTGTCCCGGATTGCTTGA